The proteins below come from a single Vitis vinifera cultivar Pinot Noir 40024 chromosome 9, ASM3070453v1 genomic window:
- the LOC100251413 gene encoding pectinesterase, protein MKHRCPDSSVLFIPPFSPSIVYTIRHKIPQMPSVKQFFTGMSDSGKHTSISKRNKKLFLLVFSSVLLIAAVVGIVAGVHSRKSSTNDVGLTAGHAVLKSACSSTRYPDLCYSAIATVPGASKKVTSQKDVIAVSLNITVTAVEHNYFTIEKLLDFKNLTKREKAALHDCLETIDETLDELHVAMDDLDEYPDKKSLTQHADDLKTLMSAAMTNQETCLDGFSHDDADKHVREVLLKGQRHVEHMCSNALAMIKNMTDTDIAREREAMNRKLMEERDESGWPKWLSAGDRRLLQSSSVTPDVVVAADGSGDYKTVSAAVAAAPEKSSKRYIIGIKAGVYKENVEVGKKKTNIMFLGDGRSNTIITGSKNVVDGSTTFNSATVAVVGEKFIARDITFQNTAGPSKHQAVALRVGSDLSAFYKCDMLAYQDTLYVHSNRQFYINCLVAGTVDFIFGNAAAVFQDCDIHARRPNSGQKNMLTAQGRTDPNQNTGIVIQKCRIGATSDLQAVISSFKTYLGRPWKEYSRTVVMQTSITNVIDPAGWHEWSGSFALSTLYYGEYQNTGAGAGTSKRVTWKGFKVITSASEAQGFTPGTFIAGSSWLGSTGFPYSLGL, encoded by the exons ATGAAGCATCGTTGTCCTGACTCCTCCGTATTATTTATACCACCCTTCTCCCCCTCCATTGTCTACACCATTCGCCACAAAATCCCACAGATGCCCAGTGTAAAGCAATTCTTCACGGGAATGTCAGATTCCGGCAAGCACACTTCCATCTCCAAGAGAAACAAAAAGCTCTTCTTGCTTGTCTTTTCTTCTGTGCTGCTCATTGCAGCTGTAGTTGGCATTGTCGCCGGCGTCCACTCTCGGAAGAGCTCCACCAACGATGTGGGATTGACTGCTGGACATGCGGTTCTCAAGTCTGCATGCAGCAGCACTCGGTACCCGGATTTATGCTACTCCGCCATTGCAACCGTTCCCGGAGCCAGCAAGAAGGTGACCAGCCAGAAGGACGTGATCGCGGTGTCTCTTAACATCACCGTTACCGCCGTTGAGCACAACTACTTCACCATTGAGAAGCTCCTGGATTTCAAGAATCTCACCAAGCGTGAGAAGGCCGCTCTCCATGATTGCCTGGAGACCATCGACGAGACGCTGGATGAGCTGCACGTGGCCATGGACGACCTGGACGAATACCCCGACAAGAAATCGCTAACCCAGCATGCGGATGACCTCAAGACCCTGATGAGCGCGGCAATGACCAACCAAGAGACGTGCCTCGACGGGTTTTCGCATGACGACGCTGATAAGCACGTCCGCGAGGTGCTGCTCAAGGGTCAGAGGCACGTGGAGCATATGTGCAGTAACGCACTGGCCATGATCAAGAACATGACCGACACTGACATCGCCAGAGAACGTGAAGCCATGAACCGGAAGCTCATGGAGGAGAGGGACGAGAGCGGGTGGCCCAAGTGGCTGTCCGCAGGGGACAGGAGGCTGTTGCAGTCGTCTTCAGTGACGCCTGATGTAGTGGTGGCGGCGGACGGGAGTGGGGATTACAAGACGGTGTCGGCAGCGGTGGCGGCCGCCCCTGAGAAGAGCAGTAAGAGATACATTATCGGAATCAAGGCGGGGGTTTACAAGGAAAACGTAGAAGTGGGCAAGAAGAAGACCAATATTATGTTCTTGGGAGATGGCCGAAGCAACACTATCATCACTGGAAGCAAAAATGTTGTAGATGGCAGCACAACCTTCAACTCTGCAACTGTTG CTGTGGTTGGCGAAAAATTTATAGCCCGGGACATAACCTTCCAAAACACAGCAGGGCCCTCAAAGCATCAAGCCGTTGCTCTTCGAGTTGGGTCAGACTTATCAGCATTCTACAAATGCGATATGCTGGCATACCAAGACACCCTTTATGTTCACTCCAATCGCCAATTTTACATAAATTGCCTTGTAGCAGGCACTGTTGATTTCATCTTTGGCAATGCTGCAGCTGTGTTTCAAGACTGTGATATCCATGCTCGCCGCCCCAATTCAGGCCAAAAGAACATGCTTACTGCTCAAGGCAGGACTGACCCTAACCAGAACACTGGAATTGTGATTCAGAAGTGCAGGATTGGTGCCACTTCTGACCTCCAAGCTGTTATTAGCAGCTTCAAAACATACCTTGGGAGACCATGGAAGGAATACTCGAGGACTGTTGTTATGCAAACATCAATAACCAATGTGATCGACCCTGCTGGATGGCATGAATGGAGTGGGAGTTTTGCACTGAGCACATTGTATTATGGAGAGTACCAAAACACCGGGGCTGGGGCTGGAACCTCAAAGAGAGTAACATGGAAGGGCTTCAAGGTGATTACTAGTGCTAGTGAGGCTCAAGGTTTCACTCCTGGGACGTTCATTGCAGGCAGTAGTTGGTTGGGCTCCACCGGCTTTCCCTATTCTCTTGGTCTGTAA